From Leptospira venezuelensis, a single genomic window includes:
- a CDS encoding metallophosphoesterase family protein, producing MKLVHLSDLHFPVILPFMTLKGKMIPGYMNYTFRRMRKYPLYLWDAIVRKVQSIDPDVIIISGDITNVSHWKEYEESKRILTPVLGDKTFMIPGNHDRYTHVAAGKKGSDLPYYEKFFSPWMGESVSLQNGYLRIKKIGKLALVGWDSNMPLSVLNAYGYVGKEIVHSTLEYLEKEKLDQYILICHHPIWNPPERQESSGHKMKNREEIAELLKKRPPLAYLHGHVHTNWVKYPDPEKPYYVINSASSTRISDQRHQSGFHLMEWNETELNIKRFSFSNEEGEFTETQMISYQEKETNGR from the coding sequence GTGAAATTGGTCCATCTATCGGACCTGCATTTTCCCGTAATACTTCCTTTCATGACATTGAAGGGTAAGATGATCCCGGGATATATGAACTATACCTTTCGGCGTATGAGAAAGTATCCTCTCTATCTCTGGGATGCGATCGTTCGAAAAGTGCAATCTATAGATCCGGATGTGATCATTATCTCCGGAGATATCACAAACGTCTCTCATTGGAAAGAATACGAAGAATCTAAAAGAATCCTAACTCCTGTACTCGGGGACAAAACATTCATGATCCCTGGAAATCATGATCGATATACTCATGTAGCTGCAGGAAAAAAAGGATCCGATCTGCCATATTACGAAAAATTTTTCTCTCCCTGGATGGGAGAAAGTGTCTCTCTACAAAACGGATATCTTCGGATCAAAAAAATAGGAAAACTAGCACTCGTTGGCTGGGACTCTAATATGCCGCTCTCCGTTCTAAACGCGTATGGATATGTGGGAAAAGAGATAGTACATTCTACGCTGGAATATTTGGAAAAAGAAAAACTGGATCAGTATATTCTAATCTGCCATCATCCAATCTGGAATCCGCCGGAACGCCAGGAAAGCTCCGGTCATAAAATGAAAAATAGGGAAGAAATTGCGGAACTTCTGAAAAAAAGGCCACCTTTAGCCTACTTGCATGGTCATGTACATACGAACTGGGTCAAATATCCGGATCCAGAAAAACCATACTATGTGATCAATTCCGCATCCAGTACCAGAATCTCAGACCAGAGACACCAAAGTGGTTTCCATCTGATGGAATGGAACGAAACAGAATTAAATATTAAAAGATTCTCTTTTTCCAATGAAGAAGGTGAATTCACAGAAACACAAATGATCTCATACCAAGAAAAGGAAACAAATGGCCGGTAA
- a CDS encoding lipoyl domain-containing protein — translation MASKTEDFELITPDLGDTDKIELVRWNFQLGDQINEGSEVCELVTDKASFPMESPINGILARIDREKGSVIKKGEILGMIRRKVSE, via the coding sequence ATGGCATCAAAAACCGAAGATTTCGAACTAATAACTCCAGATTTGGGAGACACCGATAAAATTGAACTAGTTCGATGGAATTTTCAGTTGGGAGATCAAATTAATGAAGGGTCAGAAGTCTGCGAACTAGTCACGGACAAAGCTTCCTTCCCGATGGAATCTCCGATTAACGGAATATTAGCGAGAATCGACAGAGAGAAAGGTTCCGTCATCAAAAAAGGAGAAATTTTGGGAATGATCCGGAGGAAAGTTTCCGAGTGA
- the hslU gene encoding ATP-dependent protease ATPase subunit HslU, whose translation MSEFLPPTSESKLGDDELTPRQIVSKLDEHIIGQKNAKKAVAIALRNRTRRRKLDPELREEIYPKNIIMIGPTGVGKTEIARRLSKLCGAPFLKVESTKFTEVGYVGRDVESIIRDLAMVSLNLVKQEFRKEVEAKAKERAEDALLDILLPFPAKTSIADPHPPSIGFSTNEAEEEREKRFSETRETMRKKLKAGKLNEQIIEIDIPQAGPQGLPMLQVFGAGNMEDLDNHIQNVLGDLMPKKQKKRKLPIPEALKILEEAEAEKLLDPDKLQREAQKRVEEMGIVFLDEIDKIASREGRAGADVSREGVQRDLLPIVEGATVNTKIGPIVTDHILFIAAGAFHMSKPSDLIPELQGRFPIRVELEKLSMEDFEKILTAPRSSLVKQYQALLETDGIKIDFAPDGIKEIAKMAYEMNEKHENIGARRLNTIMERLLEDLSFEGPDLPENQRSLTIDQKAVESKLKGIVEDKDLSRYIL comes from the coding sequence ATGAGCGAGTTTCTTCCACCAACCAGCGAAAGTAAATTAGGAGACGATGAACTCACTCCGAGGCAAATCGTTTCCAAACTAGACGAGCATATCATTGGCCAAAAAAACGCCAAAAAAGCTGTGGCGATTGCTCTTCGTAACAGAACTAGACGCAGAAAATTAGATCCTGAACTAAGAGAAGAAATTTATCCTAAAAATATAATAATGATCGGACCCACAGGAGTGGGAAAAACAGAAATCGCGAGAAGGCTTTCTAAACTATGTGGAGCTCCTTTCTTAAAAGTAGAAAGTACAAAATTTACAGAAGTAGGTTATGTAGGCCGAGATGTAGAAAGTATTATTAGAGATCTTGCAATGGTTTCTCTGAATCTAGTTAAACAAGAATTCAGAAAGGAAGTAGAAGCTAAAGCAAAAGAAAGGGCAGAAGATGCTCTGTTGGATATCCTACTTCCTTTCCCCGCTAAAACCTCGATCGCAGATCCTCATCCACCTTCCATTGGATTTTCCACAAACGAAGCCGAAGAAGAAAGAGAGAAAAGATTTTCCGAGACAAGAGAGACCATGAGAAAAAAGCTCAAGGCGGGAAAACTTAACGAACAAATTATAGAGATAGATATTCCACAAGCAGGTCCTCAAGGACTTCCGATGCTGCAAGTATTCGGAGCTGGGAACATGGAAGATCTAGATAATCATATTCAAAATGTTTTAGGCGATCTAATGCCTAAAAAACAGAAAAAAAGAAAACTACCGATTCCTGAAGCCCTTAAAATTTTAGAAGAAGCAGAAGCAGAAAAACTTTTAGATCCGGACAAATTACAAAGAGAAGCCCAAAAACGTGTAGAAGAAATGGGTATTGTATTCTTAGACGAGATCGATAAGATCGCAAGCAGAGAAGGAAGAGCAGGCGCGGATGTTTCCAGAGAAGGGGTACAAAGAGACTTACTTCCAATTGTAGAAGGTGCAACAGTAAACACCAAGATCGGTCCAATCGTAACAGATCATATTTTGTTTATTGCAGCAGGTGCATTCCATATGTCTAAACCTTCTGATCTTATACCAGAATTACAGGGACGTTTTCCGATCAGAGTAGAACTCGAAAAATTATCCATGGAAGATTTTGAAAAGATCTTAACTGCTCCTAGATCTTCTCTCGTAAAACAATACCAAGCTTTACTCGAAACAGATGGGATCAAAATAGACTTCGCACCGGATGGAATCAAAGAGATCGCAAAGATGGCCTATGAAATGAATGAAAAACATGAAAACATAGGCGCTCGTAGATTAAACACGATCATGGAAAGACTTTTAGAAGATCTTAGCTTCGAAGGTCCAGACTTACCTGAAAACCAAAGAAGCCTGACTATAGATCAAAAAGCTGTCGAATCCAAACTCAAAGGCATCGTAGAGGACAAAGACCTAAGCCGTTATATCTTATAG
- the hslV gene encoding ATP-dependent protease subunit HslV: protein MQDSINPNKIHATTILCVRKGGKVAIAGDGQVSFGNTVMKNTARKVRKLYSDKIVSGFAGSAADAFTLFELFEKKVQEFGGSLSRSAVELAREWRSDRALRRLEAMLIVADKDESFLVSGTGDVISPDDGILAIGSGGNYALSAARALYHHTNLEPSSIVKEAMNIAADICIYTNHNIIVEEIGQ from the coding sequence ATGCAAGACTCGATAAATCCAAATAAAATACATGCAACAACGATACTTTGCGTCCGCAAAGGCGGTAAAGTAGCGATCGCAGGTGACGGACAGGTTTCTTTCGGAAACACCGTCATGAAAAACACGGCAAGAAAAGTTCGTAAACTTTACTCTGACAAAATTGTATCTGGCTTCGCAGGTTCTGCGGCAGACGCTTTCACCTTATTCGAATTATTCGAAAAAAAAGTGCAAGAATTCGGAGGAAGTCTTTCCAGATCGGCAGTCGAACTTGCCAGAGAATGGAGATCCGACAGAGCGCTTAGAAGATTAGAAGCGATGCTTATCGTAGCCGATAAAGATGAATCCTTTTTAGTTTCCGGAACTGGAGATGTAATCTCGCCTGATGACGGAATTTTAGCAATTGGTTCCGGTGGAAATTACGCATTATCAGCAGCCAGGGCGCTCTATCACCATACAAATTTAGAACCTTCCTCCATAGTAAAAGAAGCAATGAACATAGCCGCAGATATTTGTATATATACTAATCATAATATAATCGTAGAGGAAATTGGACAATGA
- a CDS encoding tyrosine recombinase XerC yields MSEYAVKLPQFPSEILNSAASRFYEYLRVEKNYSQNTLNAYLLDLKSFFEFCLQEQIEIYQLESVDVRSYFAFLSKNQGLDRRTQSRKLSSLRTFYKVLLKDNLVPGNPILSVSFPKTRKQVPKNFRIEETESILDYEYENENASEILNIRDKAILEVLYSSGLRVFELVDATLVQLSADHTILKVLGKRRKERFVYLGKEAIKSLNEYLDVRPRFRPRSDEIFLNQKGNKLTTRGVRYILNERRKRMGWDKPITPHKFRHTFATDLLDAGADIRAVQELLGHSSLSTTQVYLSVSKEKIKEVYRKAHPHARLDKSK; encoded by the coding sequence GTGAGCGAATACGCGGTCAAACTTCCCCAATTTCCTTCTGAAATCCTGAATTCTGCCGCTTCCCGTTTTTATGAATATTTGAGAGTGGAAAAAAACTATTCCCAAAATACTCTCAACGCTTATCTCCTAGACCTGAAATCATTCTTCGAATTTTGCCTACAAGAACAGATCGAAATTTACCAATTAGAATCTGTTGATGTTCGTTCTTATTTTGCATTCCTTTCAAAAAACCAAGGTTTGGACAGAAGGACCCAGAGCCGAAAACTTTCCAGCCTTAGAACATTCTACAAAGTATTATTAAAAGATAATTTAGTGCCAGGAAATCCTATCCTTTCTGTGAGTTTTCCTAAAACTAGAAAACAAGTCCCTAAAAATTTCAGAATAGAAGAAACCGAAAGTATTTTAGATTACGAATACGAAAATGAAAACGCATCTGAAATCCTAAACATCAGAGATAAGGCAATCTTAGAAGTTCTATATTCTTCTGGTCTCAGGGTTTTCGAGTTAGTTGACGCGACTCTAGTTCAATTATCTGCAGATCATACTATCTTAAAGGTCTTAGGTAAAAGAAGAAAGGAACGATTCGTATATTTAGGAAAAGAAGCCATCAAAAGTCTAAATGAATACTTAGATGTGCGTCCGAGATTCCGTCCCAGATCTGATGAAATTTTTCTGAATCAAAAGGGAAATAAACTGACGACCAGAGGGGTTCGTTATATTTTGAACGAGAGAAGGAAACGAATGGGATGGGATAAACCCATTACCCCCCATAAATTCCGTCATACGTTCGCAACGGACTTACTCGATGCCGGCGCGGATATCCGTGCAGTCCAAGAGCTATTGGGGCATTCCTCTCTATCCACCACCCAGGTTTACCTGAGCGTGAGTAAGGAAAAGATCAAAGAGGTCTACCGAAAGGCTCACCCACATGCAAGACTCGATAAATCCAAATAA
- the pth gene encoding aminoacyl-tRNA hydrolase → MANLKLMIVGLGNPGQKYERNRHNIGFLVLDDLAKDWGVDLNHSTKEEKGKMDKEGVSYYFLKPLEYMNLSGKAVSELSRKNGIPPENILVIHDEVDFPFSKLKFKQSGGNGGHNGIKDIAEKLGSPDFFRLRFGVGKPGDSALTAGHVLSNFNQEEMSKLPELFDQAKQKIKDWVRERQIIFSKASDK, encoded by the coding sequence ATGGCAAACTTAAAACTGATGATTGTTGGTCTGGGCAATCCGGGCCAAAAATACGAAAGAAACCGCCATAATATTGGCTTTCTGGTCCTCGACGATCTTGCAAAAGATTGGGGAGTGGACCTAAATCATTCTACTAAAGAAGAAAAAGGAAAAATGGATAAGGAAGGAGTTTCTTATTATTTCCTAAAACCTTTGGAATACATGAATCTTTCCGGAAAAGCAGTCTCAGAACTTTCCCGCAAAAATGGGATTCCTCCTGAAAATATCTTAGTCATTCATGACGAAGTGGACTTTCCATTCTCCAAACTCAAATTCAAACAGAGCGGCGGGAACGGTGGTCATAATGGGATCAAAGACATCGCTGAAAAATTAGGATCGCCCGATTTTTTCAGGCTTAGATTCGGAGTGGGAAAACCTGGAGACAGCGCCCTCACCGCAGGACATGTTCTATCCAATTTTAACCAGGAAGAAATGAGTAAATTACCCGAATTATTCGACCAGGCAAAACAAAAAATAAAAGATTGGGTCCGGGAAAGACAGATCATTTTTTCGAAAGCCTCCGATAAATAA
- the cimA gene encoding (R)-citramalate synthase CimA, with product MGNTRPKVQILDVTLRDGEQTRGVSFSASEKLNIAKFLLQNLKVDRVEIASARVSQGELESVRGIMSWAASEGLEKRIEILGFVDSHKSVDWILASGAKTLNLLTKGSLKHLEGQLKKTPKEHFEEVSETVHYAKKNGLEVNIYLEDWSNGYLNSKEYVLDFVSHLSKEPLGKIFLPDTLGVLSPDETFSGISLLTQKHPELHFEFHGHNDYDLSVANCLFAVKAGAKGLHVSVNGLGERAGNSPLEAVITALHDKVGVCTDVDEKSISEASRLVEVFSGKRISANRPVVGEDVFTQTAGVHADGDKKGNLYANPILPERFGRKRSYALGKLAGKASISENLKQLGLVLSPEIEKKVLEKVIELGDQNKTITPEDLPFIIADVSGNSSVQAIKILGCKINSGIGIRPKASLELEYHGKKYSEEGEGDGGYDAFMSALTSIASKAGLSIPRLVDYEVRIPPGGKTDALVETMITWNKAQENHEEENFKTMGIHCDQTVAAVLATEKMLNLILPTWQT from the coding sequence ATGGGAAATACAAGACCGAAAGTCCAAATCCTGGATGTGACTCTCAGAGACGGAGAGCAGACCAGAGGTGTAAGTTTCTCAGCTTCCGAAAAACTAAATATTGCAAAATTTCTATTACAAAATCTGAAAGTAGATCGAGTGGAGATTGCATCTGCCCGAGTTTCTCAGGGAGAATTGGAAAGTGTACGCGGGATCATGTCCTGGGCAGCTTCTGAAGGTCTGGAAAAACGGATCGAGATCTTGGGATTCGTAGATTCTCATAAAAGTGTGGATTGGATCCTTGCTTCTGGAGCCAAAACTTTAAATTTACTCACAAAAGGTTCCCTAAAACATCTAGAGGGGCAGCTCAAAAAAACTCCTAAAGAACATTTTGAAGAAGTTTCCGAAACCGTTCATTATGCTAAGAAGAATGGACTGGAAGTGAATATTTATTTGGAAGATTGGTCCAATGGATACTTAAACAGTAAAGAATATGTTTTGGATTTTGTTTCTCATCTTTCTAAAGAACCATTAGGCAAAATTTTCTTACCAGATACATTAGGAGTTCTTTCTCCTGACGAAACATTCTCTGGAATTTCTCTTCTCACACAAAAACACCCTGAATTACATTTCGAATTCCACGGACATAACGATTATGATCTTTCCGTCGCAAACTGTTTATTTGCAGTTAAAGCAGGTGCAAAAGGTTTACACGTTAGCGTAAATGGACTTGGAGAAAGAGCAGGAAATTCTCCACTCGAGGCAGTGATCACTGCATTACACGATAAAGTGGGTGTATGCACAGATGTGGACGAAAAATCAATCTCTGAAGCAAGCCGTTTAGTAGAAGTTTTTAGTGGAAAAAGGATCTCTGCAAACCGTCCAGTAGTGGGAGAAGATGTATTCACCCAAACTGCAGGAGTCCATGCCGACGGGGACAAAAAAGGGAATTTATATGCAAATCCAATCCTGCCAGAGCGTTTCGGTAGAAAAAGAAGTTATGCCTTAGGTAAACTTGCAGGAAAAGCAAGCATCTCCGAAAACCTAAAACAACTTGGGTTAGTACTTTCTCCAGAGATTGAAAAAAAGGTTTTGGAAAAGGTAATCGAGCTAGGCGACCAGAACAAGACTATTACACCTGAAGATCTTCCATTTATCATCGCAGATGTTTCTGGAAATTCAAGTGTACAAGCGATCAAGATACTAGGCTGTAAGATTAACTCAGGAATCGGAATTCGCCCAAAAGCAAGTTTAGAATTAGAATATCATGGTAAAAAGTATTCTGAGGAAGGAGAAGGTGACGGTGGTTACGATGCATTCATGTCTGCTCTCACAAGCATCGCTTCCAAAGCTGGACTTTCTATTCCAAGATTAGTAGATTACGAAGTTAGAATCCCACCCGGTGGAAAAACGGATGCACTCGTAGAAACAATGATCACCTGGAATAAAGCACAGGAAAATCATGAAGAAGAAAATTTCAAGACCATGGGGATTCACTGCGACCAAACAGTAGCTGCAGTTCTAGCTACCGAAAAAATGCTGAACTTAATTCTTCCTACATGGCAAACTTAA
- a CDS encoding Smr/MutS family protein yields the protein MARGKHSDGNRKGPKSIYIRKMRYEEAYRLLDREIQAAFMKGETLVEVVHGIGEGILKKMTDDYIREHSFLKILEDGGLHLANNPGSTLVEIMGPSSEDLKKYLK from the coding sequence ATGGCGAGAGGGAAACATTCGGACGGGAACCGAAAAGGCCCCAAGTCGATTTATATCCGTAAAATGAGATATGAAGAGGCGTATCGGCTCTTGGACCGGGAAATCCAAGCCGCATTCATGAAGGGAGAAACCCTGGTAGAAGTTGTACATGGGATAGGCGAGGGGATTTTGAAAAAAATGACCGATGACTATATCCGAGAACATTCCTTTCTAAAAATTTTGGAAGATGGTGGACTTCACCTAGCAAATAACCCTGGTTCCACACTTGTGGAGATCATGGGTCCTTCCTCGGAAGATCTAAAAAAGTATTTAAAATAA
- a CDS encoding phosphatase domain-containing protein, producing MTEETERKISKNTEKRRAAICGGTLGRENRYYIRGQVVDISVSEEMTDPKKWDLLTGLFQGQEKEITPFLDYGLESVRKPILVAEIVDQSGKVLHRSPEIRGDESGFFFHEFTFPLAPGNYTFHIHFLKPDSYRQFGKDLAYLNTPGKHELVSQSLIGMGALRILSEEYTGIVTTSDIDQTYLATDIHSNKGKISTLFETPEQKLPLPGMPTLFKELREATTDSPLCFISASPHFFRRTLLSTFRTQGVKTESLHLKYLEGTLKGMVDKFWDTLSHPTRFLTEGLWGAVERVRKFAGSSFQSLFDQLAYKLTILLRDRIYLPTNSKEILLGDNTESDYLIFILYQFILTGALQGKELEDYLYKLNFLGRDAITRDNAKLIRELAEENRRTHGDINPVQLVLINKTELGPPSDEMKWNVRSALPTGLDPWKTEGIEPYIPTDGALGFALVMVERDILDLSSVLKISGDMAGQWFEGKVIDPNVLLDLAKKLELPKETDAIHKKFVKTLKEVLEA from the coding sequence GTGACGGAAGAAACAGAACGCAAAATTTCCAAGAATACGGAAAAACGTAGGGCCGCGATTTGCGGAGGAACTCTCGGAAGAGAAAACCGTTATTATATCCGAGGCCAAGTAGTGGATATCTCGGTCAGCGAAGAAATGACGGATCCTAAAAAATGGGATCTCCTTACCGGCTTATTCCAAGGACAAGAAAAAGAGATCACTCCGTTTTTAGACTACGGACTTGAGTCAGTGCGTAAGCCTATCCTTGTAGCAGAAATAGTGGACCAGTCTGGAAAAGTGTTACATCGTTCTCCCGAGATCAGAGGGGACGAAAGTGGATTTTTCTTCCATGAGTTTACTTTTCCTTTAGCTCCAGGAAATTATACATTTCATATTCATTTCTTAAAACCTGATTCATATAGACAGTTTGGAAAAGATTTAGCTTATTTAAATACTCCCGGTAAACATGAGTTAGTCTCTCAGAGTTTGATCGGAATGGGTGCTTTACGTATTTTATCTGAAGAGTATACAGGGATAGTAACTACTTCTGATATTGATCAGACCTATCTAGCCACGGATATTCATTCAAATAAGGGAAAAATTTCTACATTATTCGAAACACCTGAGCAGAAGTTACCTTTACCGGGTATGCCTACTTTATTCAAGGAATTGAGAGAAGCCACGACAGACTCACCTCTTTGTTTTATTTCCGCAAGTCCTCATTTTTTCAGACGGACCTTACTTTCTACATTCAGAACACAAGGCGTAAAAACTGAATCACTTCACTTAAAGTATTTAGAAGGTACTTTAAAAGGAATGGTAGATAAGTTTTGGGACACTCTTTCTCATCCTACTAGGTTTTTGACAGAAGGTCTTTGGGGAGCAGTAGAGAGGGTTCGTAAATTTGCTGGATCTTCCTTTCAAAGTTTATTCGATCAATTGGCTTATAAACTTACGATCCTTCTCAGAGATAGGATTTATCTTCCTACAAACTCGAAAGAGATTTTGCTTGGGGATAATACTGAAAGTGATTATTTGATCTTTATTTTGTACCAATTTATTCTAACTGGAGCATTGCAAGGTAAAGAATTAGAAGATTATCTATACAAGCTCAACTTTTTAGGAAGAGACGCGATTACACGAGATAATGCAAAACTGATCAGAGAACTTGCAGAAGAAAATCGCAGGACACACGGTGATATCAATCCTGTTCAATTGGTCCTTATCAATAAAACTGAACTCGGGCCCCCTTCTGATGAAATGAAATGGAATGTGAGAAGTGCTCTTCCTACAGGTTTAGATCCTTGGAAAACGGAAGGAATTGAACCTTATATTCCTACAGATGGTGCTTTAGGATTTGCACTTGTTATGGTAGAAAGGGATATTTTAGATCTTTCTTCCGTTCTAAAAATTTCAGGAGATATGGCTGGTCAATGGTTCGAAGGGAAAGTAATAGATCCGAATGTTCTATTGGACCTTGCTAAAAAATTAGAACTTCCTAAAGAAACGGATGCTATTCATAAAAAGTTTGTAAAAACTTTAAAAGAAGTTTTGGAAGCCTAG
- a CDS encoding DedA family protein: MQFAGFDFYIQTLLDWVSGLPSALVWFFFAFSNFTENVFPPWPGDTVTAFGGFLLARGALNFWELVSSTLVGNLAGAWVMYAFGHKLLDWLKNKNFPFKSELYNEESIQKTLDWFSRNGLVVVIFSRFSAGIRFFVSIVAGMVEMRPLWFFSAFTLAVTIWCGILIYGGFYLGSHWEKLLEFLALYNKIFTGFFVTVVLGFIIYKKFFERKKEA, translated from the coding sequence ATGCAATTCGCCGGATTCGATTTTTATATCCAAACTCTATTAGATTGGGTATCCGGTCTGCCTAGCGCCTTAGTCTGGTTTTTTTTCGCATTTTCCAATTTTACAGAAAACGTTTTTCCACCTTGGCCTGGTGATACTGTTACCGCATTCGGTGGTTTTTTACTCGCAAGGGGGGCCTTAAATTTTTGGGAGCTGGTCTCAAGCACTTTAGTTGGAAATCTTGCAGGCGCCTGGGTGATGTATGCATTCGGCCATAAACTACTCGATTGGCTGAAGAATAAAAACTTCCCATTCAAATCAGAACTATATAACGAAGAGTCCATCCAAAAAACCTTGGATTGGTTTTCCAGAAACGGCCTCGTTGTCGTGATCTTCTCAAGATTCTCCGCAGGAATACGATTTTTCGTTTCTATAGTTGCGGGAATGGTAGAGATGAGACCCCTTTGGTTCTTCTCTGCATTTACTTTGGCAGTCACTATCTGGTGTGGGATCTTGATCTACGGAGGCTTTTATCTAGGATCTCATTGGGAGAAGTTACTGGAATTTTTAGCTCTGTATAATAAAATTTTTACAGGCTTTTTCGTAACCGTAGTTTTAGGATTTATAATCTACAAAAAGTTTTTCGAAAGAAAAAAGGAAGCCTAG
- a CDS encoding AI-2E family transporter has protein sequence MSPKEGQETNRKLFNLILGIFCIGTGFLLFVVLRPYFYSALVALILYLATRKQYKQLRRLVGPKFEPLAPWIMIGSVCMIVILPSYFMIRTLIDESLSILFKIRISLSEDKIIDTIMSLNILTDLFTDNPFFWVKLPEIYGDFAKNYIDILNLDSLYAVLSNASSFILGSIDLPAGIIMNLFFSLLLLFFFYQDGKKIERFILDNLPFSTEVEEQVGRKIASAVQTVFKGNLIVSIMQGAGVYILLLFAKISNPFLYASLAAFFSLIPVIGTSVVWLPIGLYLMFIENNIIGASLFMVMGLTLYIVLENVVKPKMLDKKLRIHPLLIFLSLIGGIQEFGIMGLVLGPVAVTMVVILWDFWKLYRKDFFAS, from the coding sequence ATGTCCCCGAAAGAAGGACAGGAAACTAACAGAAAACTTTTTAACCTGATCCTAGGCATTTTTTGTATCGGGACGGGATTTCTACTCTTTGTAGTTTTAAGGCCTTATTTTTATTCCGCACTTGTTGCCTTGATCCTTTACTTAGCAACGCGTAAACAATACAAACAGTTGAGAAGATTGGTAGGTCCAAAGTTTGAGCCATTGGCTCCATGGATCATGATCGGTTCTGTTTGTATGATCGTAATTTTACCTTCTTATTTTATGATCCGAACTTTGATCGACGAATCTCTTTCTATTCTATTTAAGATCAGGATCTCCCTCTCGGAAGATAAGATCATTGATACGATCATGAGTTTGAATATTCTCACCGATCTTTTTACGGATAATCCATTCTTCTGGGTAAAACTTCCTGAAATTTACGGAGATTTTGCTAAAAATTATATAGATATCTTGAACTTGGACAGCTTATACGCCGTTTTAAGTAATGCTTCTTCTTTTATCCTAGGTTCTATCGATCTTCCTGCAGGGATCATCATGAATCTATTCTTCTCTCTTTTACTTTTGTTCTTCTTTTATCAGGACGGAAAAAAAATAGAAAGATTCATTTTGGACAATTTGCCTTTTTCTACAGAGGTAGAAGAACAAGTAGGAAGAAAAATTGCATCTGCTGTGCAGACTGTATTTAAAGGAAATCTAATTGTTTCTATTATGCAGGGAGCTGGAGTTTATATTCTTCTTTTATTTGCGAAAATTTCCAATCCTTTCTTGTATGCAAGTCTTGCGGCATTTTTCTCTTTGATCCCAGTGATTGGAACTTCCGTAGTTTGGTTGCCAATTGGACTTTATTTGATGTTTATTGAGAATAATATCATTGGTGCGAGCTTATTCATGGTAATGGGTCTGACTTTGTATATCGTTCTGGAAAATGTTGTAAAACCTAAGATGTTGGATAAAAAACTTAGGATCCATCCTTTGCTAATCTTCTTATCATTGATCGGAGGGATCCAAGAATTTGGGATCATGGGACTGGTGCTCGGACCAGTTGCAGTCACGATGGTTGTGATCCTTTGGGACTTCTGGAAATTGTACAGAAAAGATTTTTTTGCTAGTTAA